The sequence CACACTATAGAGATCCCCTACGAATTCCAGCATACTGGCTGCGCTCAGGTAATCGTGGATGCTGCGGTAAATGTCGACGGCATCTTCGTAGTAGAGAATCTTTGCAGGGAGATCGGTGGATCTGTTTTGAAAAGTGCCTCCTATTTCGATCAGGGCTTCTGCCTGTAACCGGGGTGTACCATACTTCCTGAGAATATTGTAGGCTTCCATGCTGGTAGCACGACGGCCATCATCCCTGTGTGATTCGTTCAGGATCTTTGCGGTCAGGAGTTTACCAATACCAATGCCTCCCTGATAGTTCATCTTTCTGCTGAGAGAATCTATTTGTCTGGCAATGGTCCAGGCAGAATCCATATCCTGTTTTTCATAACCTGTCTTCAGGATCAGGCGTTGCCCATCTCTGTACAGGGCGCTGATTTTCGCGGTATCCTGTCCAAATGAAGGAATAAAAAACAGGAGGGCCACCAAAGTGGCCACTCCTTTTATTTGAAGATCATGCATCATATTATACCAGCTGTTTGCGTGGCAGTGCTTCCCTCATCAGATAACAGATACAGATGGCTACACCTGGTCCAATGATGGACGTCAATCCCAGGTATCTGGCCATAATGGCGCCCATCAGGCATCCCAGCAAAAAGCCTCCGATTAATATGGAGACATTTCGCAAACGCTGCATGGCTGCCGGCTCTTTAAAACCAGTACGTACCAGATTGCCCAGATCAAGTGCAGCCTGTGTTACATTGTCCGTCATCATCGTGGTCGGACCATGCGTCTCTTTGGCAAAGAGTTTACCAAAGGCATTCTGCAGTCCCATTGCCACCACTACCATGAATACCAGCAAAT is a genomic window of Chitinophaga sp. LS1 containing:
- a CDS encoding YoaK family protein gives rise to the protein MAAVMIGGWLARVLVRKYRIMLVESVLLMMTGVLAMFLPLMSSFMLYLLVFMVVVAMGLQNAFGKLFAKETHGPTTMMTDNVTQAALDLGNLVRTGFKEPAAMQRLRNVSILIGGFLLGCLMGAIMARYLGLTSIIGPGVAICICYLMREALPRKQLV